Proteins co-encoded in one Marmota flaviventris isolate mMarFla1 chromosome 9, mMarFla1.hap1, whole genome shotgun sequence genomic window:
- the Sf1 gene encoding splicing factor 1 isoform X4 → MEQKTVIPGMPTVIPPGLTREQERAYIVQLQIEDLTRKLRTGDLGIPPNPEDRSPSPEPIYNSEGKRLNTREFRTRKKLEEERHNLITEMVALNPDFKPPADYKPPATRVSDKVMIPQDEYPEINFVGLLIGPRGNTLKNIEKECNAKIMIRGKGSVKEGKVGRKDGQMLPGEDEPLHALVTANTMENVKKAVEQIRNILKQGIETPEDQNDLRKMQLRELARLNGTLREDDNRILRPWQSSETRSITNTTVCTKCGGAGHIASDCKFQRPGDPQSAQDKARMDKEYLSLMAELGEAPVPASVGSTSGPATTPLASAPRPAAPANNPPPPSLMSTTQSRPPWMNSGPSESRPYHGMHGGGPGGPGGGPHSFPHPLPSLTGGHGGHPMQHNPNGPPPPWMQPPPPPMNQGPHPPGHHGPPPMGKSVPGKYACGLWGLSPASRKRYDAAAAYGHDAATAAASQWAAPAPSLWSSSPMAAAAAAASATPSAQQQYGFQYPLAMAAKIPPRSGDGPSHESEDFPRPLVTLPGRQPQQRPWWTGWFGKAA, encoded by the exons GTCCCCTTCCCCTGAGCCCATCTACAATAGTGAGGGGAAGCGACTTAACACCAGAGAGTTCCGTACCCGCAAAAAGCTGGAAGAGGAGCGGCACAACCTCATCACAGAGATGGTTGCCCTCAACCCTGATTTCAAGCCACCTGCAGATTATAA acCTCCAGCAACACGTGTGAGTGATAAAGTAATGATCCCTCAAGATGAGTATCCAGAAATCAACTTTGTTGGGCTACTAATTGGGCCCAG AGGGAACACCCTGAAGAATATTGAGAAGGAGTGTAACGCCAAGATCATGATCCGGGGGAAAGGGTCTGTGAAAGAAGGGAAGGTTGGACGCAAAGATGGCCAGATGTTGCCAGGGGAAGATGAGCCACTTCATGCCCTAGTCACTGCCAATACAATGGAGAATGTTAAAAAGGCAGTAGAACAG ATCAGAAACATCCTGAAGCAAGGTATTGAGACCCCAGAGGACCAGAATGATCTACGGAAGATGCAGCTTCGAGAATTGGCTCGCTTGAATGGTACCCTTCGGGAAGATGATAACAG AATCTTAAGACCCTGGCAGAGCTCAGAGACCCGCAGCATTACCAATACTACAGTGTGTACTAAGTGTGGAGGAGCTGGCCACATTGCTTCAGATTGCAAGTTTCAAAG GCCTGGTGACCCCCAGTCAGCTCAGGATAAAGCACGGATGGATAAAGAATATTTGTCCTTGATGGCTGAACTTGGGGAAGCTCCTGTCCCAGCATCTGTGGGCTCCACCTCTGGGCCTGCGACCACACCCTTGGCTAGTGCACCTCGGCCTGCTGCTCCTGCCAACAACCCGCCTCCACCG TCTCTCATGTCCACCACCCAGAGCCGCCCACCCTGGATGAATTCTGGCCCTTCAGAGAGTCGGCCTTATCATGGCATGCATGGAGGTGGTCCTGGCGGGCCTGGAGGTGGCCCCCACAGCTTCCCACACCCATTACCCAGCCTGACAGGTGGGCATGGTGGACATCCCATGCAGCACAACCCAAATGGACCCCCACCCCCTTGGATGCAGCCACCGCCACCACCGATGAACCAGGGCCCCCACCCACCTGGGCACCATGGCCCTCCTCCAATGGGTAA ATCAGTACCTGGGAAGTACGCCTGTGGGCTCTGGGGTCTATCGCCTGCATCAAGGAAAAG GTATGATGCCGCCGCCGCCTATGGGCATGatgccgccaccgccgccgcctcCCAGTGGGCagcccccgccccctccctctgGTCCTCTTCCCccatggcagcagcagcagcagcagcctccgCCACCCCCTCCGCCCAGCAGCAGTATGGCTTCCAGTACCCCCTTGCCATGGCAGCAAA GATCCCTCCCCGCAGCGGCGATGGCCCGAGCCATGAGAGTGAGGACTTTCCGCGCCCATTGGTGACCCTTCCAGGCAGACAGCCTCAGCAGCGCCCCTGGTGGACAGGATGGTTCGGCAAAGCAGCCTGA
- the Sf1 gene encoding splicing factor 1 isoform X10, whose amino-acid sequence MESRYNGTEDSDSRNAYCYSPWTYSGTRKSLHRSPSPEPIYNSEGKRLNTREFRTRKKLEEERHNLITEMVALNPDFKPPADYKPPATRVSDKVMIPQDEYPEINFVGLLIGPRGNTLKNIEKECNAKIMIRGKGSVKEGKVGRKDGQMLPGEDEPLHALVTANTMENVKKAVEQIRNILKQGIETPEDQNDLRKMQLRELARLNGTLREDDNRILRPWQSSETRSITNTTVCTKCGGAGHIASDCKFQRPGDPQSAQDKARMDKEYLSLMAELGEAPVPASVGSTSGPATTPLASAPRPAAPANNPPPPSLMSTTQSRPPWMNSGPSESRPYHGMHGGGPGGPGGGPHSFPHPLPSLTGGHGGHPMQHNPNGPPPPWMQPPPPPMNQGPHPPGHHGPPPMDQYLGSTPVGSGVYRLHQGKGMMPPPPMGMMPPPPPPPSGQPPPPPSGPLPPWQQQQQQPPPPPPPSSSMASSTPLPWQQRSLPAAAMARAMRVRTFRAHW is encoded by the exons GTCCCCTTCCCCTGAGCCCATCTACAATAGTGAGGGGAAGCGACTTAACACCAGAGAGTTCCGTACCCGCAAAAAGCTGGAAGAGGAGCGGCACAACCTCATCACAGAGATGGTTGCCCTCAACCCTGATTTCAAGCCACCTGCAGATTATAA acCTCCAGCAACACGTGTGAGTGATAAAGTAATGATCCCTCAAGATGAGTATCCAGAAATCAACTTTGTTGGGCTACTAATTGGGCCCAG AGGGAACACCCTGAAGAATATTGAGAAGGAGTGTAACGCCAAGATCATGATCCGGGGGAAAGGGTCTGTGAAAGAAGGGAAGGTTGGACGCAAAGATGGCCAGATGTTGCCAGGGGAAGATGAGCCACTTCATGCCCTAGTCACTGCCAATACAATGGAGAATGTTAAAAAGGCAGTAGAACAG ATCAGAAACATCCTGAAGCAAGGTATTGAGACCCCAGAGGACCAGAATGATCTACGGAAGATGCAGCTTCGAGAATTGGCTCGCTTGAATGGTACCCTTCGGGAAGATGATAACAG AATCTTAAGACCCTGGCAGAGCTCAGAGACCCGCAGCATTACCAATACTACAGTGTGTACTAAGTGTGGAGGAGCTGGCCACATTGCTTCAGATTGCAAGTTTCAAAG GCCTGGTGACCCCCAGTCAGCTCAGGATAAAGCACGGATGGATAAAGAATATTTGTCCTTGATGGCTGAACTTGGGGAAGCTCCTGTCCCAGCATCTGTGGGCTCCACCTCTGGGCCTGCGACCACACCCTTGGCTAGTGCACCTCGGCCTGCTGCTCCTGCCAACAACCCGCCTCCACCG TCTCTCATGTCCACCACCCAGAGCCGCCCACCCTGGATGAATTCTGGCCCTTCAGAGAGTCGGCCTTATCATGGCATGCATGGAGGTGGTCCTGGCGGGCCTGGAGGTGGCCCCCACAGCTTCCCACACCCATTACCCAGCCTGACAGGTGGGCATGGTGGACATCCCATGCAGCACAACCCAAATGGACCCCCACCCCCTTGGATGCAGCCACCGCCACCACCGATGAACCAGGGCCCCCACCCACCTGGGCACCATGGCCCTCCTCCAATGG ATCAGTACCTGGGAAGTACGCCTGTGGGCTCTGGGGTCTATCGCCTGCATCAAGGAAAAG GTATGATGCCGCCGCCGCCTATGGGCATGatgccgccaccgccgccgcctcCCAGTGGGCagcccccgccccctccctctgGTCCTCTTCCCccatggcagcagcagcagcagcagcctccgCCACCCCCTCCGCCCAGCAGCAGTATGGCTTCCAGTACCCCCTTGCCATGGCAGCAAA GATCCCTCCCCGCAGCGGCGATGGCCCGAGCCATGAGAGTGAGGACTTTCCGCGCCCATTGGTGA